In Ovis canadensis isolate MfBH-ARS-UI-01 breed Bighorn chromosome 11, ARS-UI_OviCan_v2, whole genome shotgun sequence, one genomic interval encodes:
- the APOH gene encoding beta-2-glycoprotein 1, with the protein MLPPVLILLLGFLCHVAIAGRTCPKPDELPFSTVVPLKRSYEPGEQIVFSCQPGYVSRGGIRRFTCPLTGMWPINTLKCMPRVCPFAGILENGTVRYTTFEYPNTISFSCHTGFYLKGASSARCTEEGKWSPDIPVCAPITCPPPPIPKFANLSVYKPLAGNNSFYGGKAVFTCSPHHAMFGSDTITCTEHGNWTKLPECREVRCPFPSRPDNGFVNYPANPVLFYKDTATFGCHETYSLDGPEEVECSKFGNWSAQPSCKASCKLPVKKATVIFEGERVAIQNKFKNGMLHGQKVSFFCKNKEKKCSYTEDAQCIDGTIEIPKCFKEHSSLAFWKTDASDVKPC; encoded by the exons ATGCTCCCCCCAGTGCTCATCTTGCTGTTGGGGTTTCTCTGCCATGTTGCTATCGCAGGACGAA CCTGCCCCAAGCCAGACGAGCTGCCATTTTCCACGGTGGTTCCACTGAAACGGTCCTATGAGCCTGGGGAGCAGATAGTCTTTTCCTGCCAGCCGGGCTATGTGTCCCGGGGAGGGATCCGGCGGTTTACGTGCCCGCTCACAGGAATGTGGCCCATCAACACGCTGAAATGCATGC CCCGAGTATGTCCTTTTGCTGGGATCTTAGAAAACGGAACGGTACGCTATACAACGTTTGAGTATCCCAACACGATCAGCTTTTCTTGCCACACTGG GTTTTATCTGAAAGGAGCTAGTTCTGCGAGATGCACTGAGGAAGGAAAGTGGAGCCCAGACATCCCTGTCTGTGCCC ctataaCCTGCCCTCCACCACCCATACCCAAGTTTGCAAATCTCAGCGTCTACAAGCCGCTGGCTGGGAACAACTCCTTCTATGGCGGCAAGGCAGTCTTTACGTGCTCGCCACACCACGCGATGTTTGGAAGCGACACCATCACCTGCACGGAACATGGGAACTGGACGAAATTGCCAGAATGCAGGG AAGTAAGATGCCCATTCCCATCAAGACCAGACAATGGGTTTGTGAACTACCCTGCAAATCCAGTGCTCTTCTACAAGGACACCGCCACGTTTGGCTGCCATGAAACGTACTCCTTGGATGGGCCGGAAGAGGTAGAATGCAGCAAATTCGGAAACTGGTCTGCACAGCCGAGCTGTAAAG CATCTTGTAAGTTACCTGTTAAAAAAGCTACTGTGATATTCGAAGGAGAGAGAGTAGCTATCCAGAACAAATTTAAGAATGGAATGCTGCACGGCCAAAAAGTTTCTTTCTTCTGCAAGAATAAGGAAAAGAAGTGCAGCTACACAGAAGATGCCCAGTGCATAGACGGCACCATCGAAATTCCCAAATGCTTCAAGG AGCACAGTTCTTTAGCTTTCTGGAAAACGGATGCGTCTGACGTAAAACCATGCTAA